The sequence GTCCGCACCATGCCGAACACACCGGCCCAGGTCGGGCGCGGCATGACCGGCGCCTTCGCCAATCCGGCCGTGACGGCAGAGGATCGCGACCTGGTCGGCGCCCTGCTGGCGGCGGTCGGCGAATTCGGCTGGGTCGAGACGGAGAGCCTGATCGACACGGTGACCGCCGTCTCCGGGTCCGGCCCCGCCTATGTCTTCCTGCTCGTCGAATGCCTCACAAAGGCCGGCCTTGAAGCCGGTTTCACGCCGGAACTCGCCGCCCGCTTCGCCCGGCAGACAATCGTCGGCGCCGGCGAACTGCTCAATCAGTCGCCGCTGCCGGCCGACACGCTGCGCAAGAACGTGACCTCGCCGGGCGGCACCACGGCGGCGGCGCTGAACGTGCTGATGGCGGAGGACGGCCTGGCGCCGCTTCTCGTGCGCGCGGTTGCCGCCGCCAAGCAGCGCGCCGAGGAACTGGCCGGCTGATCAGCCTCGTCTCCGCCACAAGGCATCCCTAGATAGAGGGAATAGAGGAGATTGCATCATGCCGAACGAGACGAAGACCCAAATCGTCGACGCGTTGCTCGGTCTGCTGTCCGCGAAGCCCTATGCCGAAATCGGCCTTGGCGACATCGCGGCCCGGGCCGGGCTTTCTCTGGGAGCGCTGCGCGAGGCGTATGACGGCAAGATCGACATCCTCGCCGACTTCATGCGCCGTATCGACCGTGCCGTGCTCGACGGAGCCGAGACGCCCTCGACGGACGAGTCGGGCCGCGACCGGCTGTTCGACCTGATCATGAAGCGCCTCGACCAGATGGCGCCGCATCGCGCCGCGATCGGCCATCTGGCCGAATCCGCCCGGCGCGATCCGGCGCTCGCGCTCTGCCTCAACTGCATCGCCCTCGACAGTGCCCGCTTCATGCTGGCCGGGGCCGG is a genomic window of Kaistia defluvii containing:
- a CDS encoding TetR/AcrR family transcriptional regulator; translation: MPNETKTQIVDALLGLLSAKPYAEIGLGDIAARAGLSLGALREAYDGKIDILADFMRRIDRAVLDGAETPSTDESGRDRLFDLIMKRLDQMAPHRAAIGHLAESARRDPALALCLNCIALDSARFMLAGAGISTDGLRGAARTQGFVLMMSRVLPIWLKDEDPDLSKTMAALDRALEHAETWSRRTDRAAGLVCRVANRLHRHRPESRPREPKPDTAQPAA
- the proC gene encoding pyrroline-5-carboxylate reductase is translated as MSLSALTPSSPIVLIGAGKMGGALLTGWLASGLDPKAVIVVDPKPPEETLALLAAHGIAHETSAPAGVTARVLLLAVKPQMMGTALPAVRDLISSGTVTISIAAGTTIATLEAALGGAIVRTMPNTPAQVGRGMTGAFANPAVTAEDRDLVGALLAAVGEFGWVETESLIDTVTAVSGSGPAYVFLLVECLTKAGLEAGFTPELAARFARQTIVGAGELLNQSPLPADTLRKNVTSPGGTTAAALNVLMAEDGLAPLLVRAVAAAKQRAEELAG